In Daphnia carinata strain CSIRO-1 unplaced genomic scaffold, CSIRO_AGI_Dcar_HiC_V3 NW_026452937.1___fragment_4___debris, whole genome shotgun sequence, the following are encoded in one genomic region:
- the LOC130702293 gene encoding integrator complex subunit 6-like — protein MTIIVFLVDTSASMNQRAYLGGRPSLLDVAKGAVETFVKIRQRSPESRGDRYMLLTFEEPPFNIKAGWKENLGTFMNELKNLQATGLSTLGVALKSAFDLLNVNRMQTGIDMYGQGRHPFFLEPAVIVAITDGGKLAYNGGIHDELNLPMNNNIPGAELTREPFRWDQRLFSLVLRLTGTPPLERDPMGLVPSDTSPIDTMCEVTGGRSYAITSHRMLMQCVDSLVQKIQSGVVIYFEKIGPDPPLLAEGKADCTNGEVLLDEDSKAIFSGSSWQVCRRMIYVPRSAQKGFAVGFWPIPEAFWPDVNAPSLSPRTAHPVVQFTCTNQEPMIIENLPFDKYEVEPCPLTQYILSRKQASTCWQVFVPNSYRSSESGHPFGYLKASTNLQSVNLFVMPYNYPALLPLLDELFRVHRLRPTAEWRGHFANYLRTMPPYYAAPLRRALTRMGAPNLASTLIPESLDNNLSYSIVNYLKRLKHQAKVEFDRVCSEVGRNRQVVVDSIKVIPRSAFRKEFISNPTLIDKFLNLRDQMSDFPGFALALKEREMRAQNLRNPFDIPRSTLLDQVARMRANFLQPSLAHTRLQDEDDVHSMPVGQMGNYQEYLKRIAPPLREIESTPVRQHMFGNPFKIDKRMMVDEADIDLVGGSASQTSGRGTKRPAESPNPIPFRPSKRKAGPLPRDLCVRRPFTPLSSASTSPSPPPSPIPSLPGDVQIRPDSYLPGVNSPVFPSPTIDHFDSEDESHSLVIAECNIDAPPETSLVNGLTKTTSTLEDVPPCELQIIISPSLQALHNNGAIVTPETLVPASAANHFVNGDVKDLYANHGNTNYAFLNCVSGVGDQLPLNGTLLRPEIQEIQQHNLQVKSAACRAIKRPGRNFNGVFNELSRLKGSLDLRKSIVMDIVNECLRFKRRILADLVKQFLNSLGRDPEAL, from the exons ATGACAATAATCGTATTCCTTGTGGATACGTCGGCTTCCATGAATCAACGAGCCTACCTTGGAGGGCGTCCTTCGCTGCTGGACGTGGCGAAAGGCGCTGTTGAGACTTTCGTAAAA ATTAGGCAGCGATCCCCTGAGAGCCGTGGTGACAGATATATGCTCCTTACATTTGAAGAACCTCCATTCAATATCAAG GCTGGATGGAAGGAAAATTTAGGGACATTTATGAATGAGCTAAAGAATCTGCAAGCAACTGGGTTGTCAACATTGGGTGTTGCACTGAAAAGTGCATTTGATCTACTCAATGTCAATAGAATGCAAACTGGTATTGATATGTATGGTCAAGGAAGACACCCTTTCTTTTTAGAGCCAGCTGTAATAGTAGCCATTACTGATGGTGGGAAGCTTGCTTACAATGGAGGAATCCATGACGAG TTGAACCTGCCTATGAATAACAATATTCCTGGTGCTGAGTTGACGCGTGAGCCTTTTCGGTGGGACCAGCGGCTCTTTAGCCTAGTTCTACGACTTACTGGAACTCCACCCCTTGAAAGAGATCCAATGGGATTGGTACCAAGTGATACTTCGCCAATAGATACCATGTGTGAAGTAACAGGGGGACGTTCGTATGCGATAACCTCTCACCGGATGCTTATGCAATGTGTTGACAGTTTGgttcaaaaaattcaaagtggtgtagttatttattttgaaaaaataggaCCTGATCCTCCACTTTTAGCTGAAG GGAAAGCGGACTGTACAAATGGTGAAGTTTTACTTGATGAAGATAGTAAAGCAATTTTTTCAGGATCATCTTGGCAAGTTTGTAGACGAATGATTTATGTACCACGTtctgcacaaaaaggatttgcTGTTGGATTTTGGCCTATTCCAGAAGCTTTCTGGCCTGATGTGAATGCTCCTTCCCTG TCTCCCCGAACTGCGCATCCCGTTGTCCAATTCACGTGCACTAACCAAGAACCCATGATAATTGAAAATCTTCCGTTTGACAAGTACGAAGTGGAACCTTGTCCATTGACTCAGTACATTCTGTCAAGGAAGCAGGCGTCCACATGTTGGCAA GTGTTCGTTCCTAACAGTTACCGAAGCTCTGAATCTGGCCATCCATTTGGATATCTTAAAGCTAGCACAAATTTGCAATCAGTCAACCTTTTTGTGATGCCTTACAACTACCCGGCGTTACTCCCTCTATTGGATGAGCTTTTCCGAGTACATCGTTTGAGACCAACCGCTGAATGGAGAGGACATTTTGCCAACTATTTACGAACAATGCCACCATACTACGCTGCG CCTCTGCGCCGTGCTCTGACTAGAATGGGTGCCCCGAACTTAGCCTCTACTCTGATACCTGAATCATTGGACAACAATTTGAGTTATAGTATAGTCAATTATTTGAAGAGACTCAAGCATCAAGCAAAAGTTGAGTTTGATCGAGTTTGCTCAGAAGTCGGGAGAAATCGACAAGTTGTAGTTGATTCCATTAAGGTTATACCAAGATCCGCATTTCGGAAAGAATTTATTTCTAATCCCACGCTTATAG ACAAGTTTCTAAACTTACGGGACCAAATGAGTGATTTCCCTGGTTTTGCGTTGGCGTTGAAAGAACGAGAAATGCGAGCTCAAAATCTTCGTAATCCATTCGATATTCCACGTTCCACTCTTCTCGATCAAGTTGCTAGAATGCGGGCAAATTTTTTGCAGCCTTCCTTGGCCCACACTAGATTGCAAGACGAAG ATGACGTCCACAGTATGCCTGTTGGTCAAATGGGAAACTATCAAGAATATTTAAAACGAATAGCACCTCCTCTGCGAGAAATCGAATCTACACCTGTTAGACAACATATGTTTGGAAATCCTTTTAAAATTGACAAG aGGATGATGGTAGATGAAGCTGATATTGATTTGGTTGGTGGCAGCGCCTCGCAGACTAGTGGACGTGGAACCAAACGACCTGCTGAATCTCCTAACCCTATTCCATTTAGGCCGTCAAAGAGAAAAGCTGGGCCGCTGCCACGCGATTTGTGTGTCCGACGACCATTTACACCACTGTCTTCAGCCTCAACTTCACCTTCACCTCCGCCCTCTCCAATTCCGTCCTTGCCGGGAGATGTGCAAATTAGACCTGACAGTTATTTACCTGGTGTTAATTCACCCGTTTTCCCTTCACCAACAATTGATCACTTCGATAGCGAAGATGAATCTCATTCACTAGTAATAGCCGAGTGCAACATCGACGCGCCACCTGAAACATCTCTTGTCAACGGATTAACAAAAACTACTTCTACCCTTGAAGATGTGCCACCGTGCGAACTTCAGATAATTATTTCTCCATCTCTTCAAGCTTTGCACAATAATGGTGCAATAGTAACTCCCGAAACACTGGTTCCTGCTTCAGCAGCCAATCATTTCGTTAATGGAGATGTAAAAG ATCTGTACGCCAATCATGGTAATACCAATTACGCTTTTCTGAATTGTGTCAGCGGAGTCGGCGACCAATTGCCTCTAAATGGAACTTTGTTACGGCCCGAGATTCAAGAAATACAACAACACAATCTACAAGTCAAATCCGCTGCTTGCCGCGCAATTAAACGACCTGGAAGAA ATTTCAATGGCGTCTTCAATGAACTCTCACGTCTGAAGGGGTCATTAGACTTGCGCAAATCTATAGTGATGGATATCGTCAACGAATGCCTGCGGTTTAAGCGTCGCATATTGGCAGATCTTGTCAAACAGTTTCTTAACAGTCTGGGAAGAGATCCAGAAGCTTTATAA